From one Triticum urartu cultivar G1812 chromosome 3, Tu2.1, whole genome shotgun sequence genomic stretch:
- the LOC125547434 gene encoding subtilisin-like protease SBT3.9 yields MAKGFFSSSSSRAHHRVAWVLLCLCMMLCRVHGGSSSRKVYIVYLGDVKHGHPDHVVASHHDMLTTLLGSKEESMASVVYNYKHGFSGFAAMLTPEQAERLAEFPEVISVEPSRRHKASTTRSWDFLGLNYQMSGSAVPHGTNYGEDVIIGVIDSGIWPESRSFSDQGYPPIPSRWKGMCQLGPDWDKNNCSRKIIGARFYSAGLPDEVLKTDSLSPRDYGGHGTHCASTAAGSAVQAASFNGLAKGVARGGAPHARIAVYKTLWGAQGIGYTSDFLAAIDDAIHDGVDVLSLSVGFPDENSFGALHAVQKGITVVYAAGNDGPRPQTLENTSPWVITVAASKVDRSFPTAITLGNNQHILGQSLNYHVVNSSAGSSRFTGLVSDECTIASLNATAKDVKGKILLCSPLPDDPLAIAPGITFNNALQYVRNGGGSGLIFAQYTTDLLGACQGIACVIVDLDTGKKIKKYILGTSSPMAKIELARTVIGKEISAPKVASFSSRGPSPDYPEIIKPDIAAPGANILAAVGNSYVFMSGTSMATPHVAGIVALLKAQHPDWSPAAIKSAIITSAHVTDERGMPILAEGLPRKIADPFDYGGGNINPGGAADPGLVYDIDPRDYNKFFGCTIIRRANVSCDATTLPAYHLNLPSIAIPELRHPITVWRTVTNVGEVNSVYHAEVQNPAGVKMEIEPPVLVFNAMNKVHTFKVKLSPMWKLQGDYTFGSITWHKEQKAVRIPVAARITIQDFYADVA; encoded by the exons ATGGCAAAGGGGttcttctcttcttcctcctcgcgcgcCCATCACCGTGTAGCATGGGTGCTGCTTTGCCTTTGCATGATGCTATGCAGAGTGCACGGAGGATCATCATCTCGCAAG GTCTACATAGTTTACCTAGGCGACGTGAAGCATGGGCACCCGGACCACGTCGTGGCTTCGCACCATGACATGCTCACCACTCTTCTCGGAAGCAAGGAGGAATCTATGGCCTCCGTGGTGTACAACTACAAGCACGGCTTCTCAGGCTTCGCCGCCATGCTTACGCCGGAGCAAGCAGAGCGACTTGCAG AGTTTCCGGAGGTAATCAGCGTCGAACCAAGCAGAAGGCACAAGGCGAGCACCACGCGGAGCTGGGACTTTCTTGGGCTCAACTACCAGATGTCTGGCAGTGCGGTTCCCCATGGAACCAACTACGGAGAGGATGTGATCATCGGAGTGATTGACAGCG GGATCTGGCCGGAGTCACGAAGCTTTAGCGACCAAGGGTACCCACCGATACCGTCAAGGTGGAAAGGGATGTGCCAACTAGGGCCAGACTGGGACAAGAACAACTGCAGCCGCAAGATTATCGGCGCACGGTTCTACAGCGCAGGACTTCCCGATGAGGTCCTCAAGACGGACTCGCTCTCACCTCGTGACTATGGCGGCCACGGCACGCATTGTGCATCCACCGCGGCGGGCTCGGCCGTGCAGGCGGCCAGCTTCAACGGCCTCGCCAAGGGGGTTGCACGGGGAGGCGCACCACACGCTCGCATAGCGGTCTACAAGACCTTATGGGGCGCCCAAGGCATTGGCTATACGTCGGACTTTCTTGCTGCCATCGATGATGCAATCCACGATGGTGTGGACGTGCTATCGTTGTCCGTCGGATTCCCGGACGAGAACTCGTTCGGCGCCCTGCATGCGGTTCAGAAGGGGATCACCGTGGTGTACGCGGCCGGGAACGACGGACCTAGGCCGCAGACCCTTGAGAACACTTCACCGTGGGTCATCACCGTGGCAGCGAGCAAGGTTGATCGGTCATTTCCGACGGCGATCACACTAGGGAACAACCAGCATATACTG GGTCAGTCCCTCAACTACCACGTGGTGAACTCATCGGCCGGGAGCAGCCGTTTCACAGGCCTTGTGTCAGACGA ATGTACCATAGCATCTCTTAATGCCACTGCCAAGGACGTGAAAGGGAAAATCCTGCTCTGTTCTCCCTTGCCAGATGATCCATTGGCGATCGCCCCAGGGATCACTTTCAACAACGCGTTACAATATGTCCGGAATGGCGGGGGATCCGGACTTATTTTCGCTCAATATACAACAGACCTTTTAGGTGCTTGCCAAGGCATAGCCTGCGTCATCGTGGACCTTGACACTGGTAAGAAGatcaaaaaatacatccttggcACAAG CTCTCCCATGGCAAAGATCGAACTGGCACGCACCGTCATCGGGAAAGAGATATCCGCACCAAAAGTGGCCTCGTTCTCCTCTAGAGGTCCATCACCTGATTACCCCGAAATTATCAAG CCTGACATAGCTGCACCGGGAGCCAACATCTTGGCAGCAGTGGGAAATTCCTACGTATTTATGTCTGGAACGTCAATGGCAACCCCACACGTAGCTGGTATCGTCGCACTGTTGAAAGCTCAGCACCCAGATTGGTCTCCTGCGGCGATTAAATCAGCCATCATAACCTCCG CCCATGTAACCGACGAGCGTGGCATGCCGATACTGGCAGAAGGGCTGCCTCGAAAAATCGCTGACCCATTCGACTACGGCGGCGGGAACATCAATCCTGGCGGCGCGGCCGATCCCGGTCTGGTCTATGACATCGATCCCCGCGACTACAACAAATTCTTCGGGTGCACCATCATCAGGAGGGCAAACGTGAGTTGTGATGCGACAACATTACCGGCATATCACCTGAACCTGCCCTCTATCGCGATCCCTGAGCTGAGGCATCCAATCACCGTGTGGAGGACAGTGACAAACGTCGGCGAGGTCAACTCCGTGTACCACGCAGAAGTCCAGAACCCAGCTGGAGTCAAGATGGAGATTGAGCCGCCTGTGCTCGTGTTCAACGCCATGAACAAAGTTCATACGTTTAAGGTGAAGTTGTCGCCTATGTGGAAGCTGCAAGGGGACTACACATTCGGCAGCATTACGTGGCATAAGGAACAGAAGGCTGTGAGGATTCCTGTTGCAGCCCGAATTACAATTCAGGATTTTTATGCAGATGTTGCATAA